One segment of Coffea arabica cultivar ET-39 chromosome 7c, Coffea Arabica ET-39 HiFi, whole genome shotgun sequence DNA contains the following:
- the LOC113697808 gene encoding zinc-finger homeodomain protein 6 isoform X4 — protein sequence MEPRGQEKDIGSLPYSVGYSPPSFTNESSTKPPSAPSLDRRRIDAGRGSIIPITPSPNQTLDQQQNPPQQQLYAHKDSNPDPDPVQVTNATPISGASNSKTATVAAQQPPPAPAASGANTTAPGSSVRYRECLKNHAASMGGHIVDGCGEFMPSGEEGTPEALRCAACDCHRNFHRKEGDGEPQAGTSGYYTQNHTPRLHNSAHQATLFRTQPQTSPIRMPPQHHHHQQQHKFAHSYSHGLTASPTGPMAPIMMTFGGNSGGAAAESSSEDLNMFQYNAGGQVVQQAFSVSRKRFRTKFTQQQKDRMNEFAEKLGWKIQKQDEQEVQQFCSEVGVKRQVFKVWMHNNKQAMKKKQILHH from the exons ATGGAGCCAAGAGGGCAAGAAAAGGATATAGGCAGCCTCCCATACTCGGTGGGTTATAGTCCACCTTCATTCACCAACGAATCCTCAACCAAGCCACCTTCAGCTCCAAGTTTGGATAGAAGAAGAATTGATGCCGGCCGCGGAAGTATCATCCCTATCACCCCCAGTCCTAACCAAACCCTAGATCAGCAGCAAAATCCACCACAACAACAACTATATGCACATAAAGACTCGAACCCAGATCCAGATCCAGTTCAAGTTACCAATGCAACCCCCATAAGTGGTGCATCTAACTCGAAGACAGCGACAGTGGCAGCTCAACAGCCGCCACCAGCACCAGCAGCTTCAGGAGCTAATACAACTGCTCCTGGCTCATCGGTTCGATATCGCGAATGCCTCAAGAATCATGCAGCAAGCATGGGAGGACATATTGTCGATGGATGTGGAGAATTCATGCCTAGTGGAGAGGAAGGCACTCCTGAAGCCTTAAGGTGTGCAGCTTGCGATTGCCATCGCAATTTTCATCGGAAAGAGGGCGATGGCGAACCGCAAGCCGGTACAAGTGGCTATTACACACAAAACCATACGCCCAGACTGCACAATAGTGCTCATCAGGCGACACTATTTCGTACTCAACCTCAAACTTCTCCCATTAGAATGCCGCCtcagcatcatcatcatcagcaGCAGCATAAATTTGCTCATAGTTATTCCCATGGTTTAACCGCTAGTCCGACAGGTCCTATGGCGCCTATCATGATGACTTTTGGAGGAAATAGCGGAGGAGCTGCGGCGGAGTCCTCTAGTGAAGATCTTAACATGTTTCAGTATAATGCTGGAggacaagtggtgcagcaagcGTTCTCGGTGTCGAGAAAGAGGTTTCGGACAAAATTTACACAACAACAGAAGGATAGAATGAATGAATTTGCTGAGAAGCTGGGGTGGAAGATCCAAAAGCAAGATGAACAAGAAGTGCAGCAGTTTTGCAGTGAGGTAGGAGTAAAGAGACAGGTCTTCAAGGTTTGGATGCACAataacaaacaagcaatgaagaaGAAACAAAT CCTTCACCACTGA
- the LOC113697808 gene encoding zinc-finger homeodomain protein 1 isoform X2 produces MEPRGQEKDIGSLPYSVGYSPPSFTNESSTKPPSAPSLDRRRIDAGRGSIIPITPSPNQTLDQQQNPPQQQLYAHKDSNPDPDPVQVTNATPISGASNSKTATVAAQQPPPAPAASGANTTAPGSSVRYRECLKNHAASMGGHIVDGCGEFMPSGEEGTPEALRCAACDCHRNFHRKEGDGEPQAGTSGYYTQNHTPRLHNSAHQATLFRTQPQTSPIRMPPQHHHHQQQHKFAHSYSHGLTASPTGPMAPIMMTFGGNSGGAAAESSSEDLNMFQYNAGGQVVQQAFSVSRKRFRTKFTQQQKDRMNEFAEKLGWKIQKQDEQEVQQFCSEVGVKRQVFKVWMHNNKQAMKKKQIWMERLSSFEYLITYWPVNQCAIQDKNIKRSIGGNQLSPQKPKGPKWR; encoded by the exons ATGGAGCCAAGAGGGCAAGAAAAGGATATAGGCAGCCTCCCATACTCGGTGGGTTATAGTCCACCTTCATTCACCAACGAATCCTCAACCAAGCCACCTTCAGCTCCAAGTTTGGATAGAAGAAGAATTGATGCCGGCCGCGGAAGTATCATCCCTATCACCCCCAGTCCTAACCAAACCCTAGATCAGCAGCAAAATCCACCACAACAACAACTATATGCACATAAAGACTCGAACCCAGATCCAGATCCAGTTCAAGTTACCAATGCAACCCCCATAAGTGGTGCATCTAACTCGAAGACAGCGACAGTGGCAGCTCAACAGCCGCCACCAGCACCAGCAGCTTCAGGAGCTAATACAACTGCTCCTGGCTCATCGGTTCGATATCGCGAATGCCTCAAGAATCATGCAGCAAGCATGGGAGGACATATTGTCGATGGATGTGGAGAATTCATGCCTAGTGGAGAGGAAGGCACTCCTGAAGCCTTAAGGTGTGCAGCTTGCGATTGCCATCGCAATTTTCATCGGAAAGAGGGCGATGGCGAACCGCAAGCCGGTACAAGTGGCTATTACACACAAAACCATACGCCCAGACTGCACAATAGTGCTCATCAGGCGACACTATTTCGTACTCAACCTCAAACTTCTCCCATTAGAATGCCGCCtcagcatcatcatcatcagcaGCAGCATAAATTTGCTCATAGTTATTCCCATGGTTTAACCGCTAGTCCGACAGGTCCTATGGCGCCTATCATGATGACTTTTGGAGGAAATAGCGGAGGAGCTGCGGCGGAGTCCTCTAGTGAAGATCTTAACATGTTTCAGTATAATGCTGGAggacaagtggtgcagcaagcGTTCTCGGTGTCGAGAAAGAGGTTTCGGACAAAATTTACACAACAACAGAAGGATAGAATGAATGAATTTGCTGAGAAGCTGGGGTGGAAGATCCAAAAGCAAGATGAACAAGAAGTGCAGCAGTTTTGCAGTGAGGTAGGAGTAAAGAGACAGGTCTTCAAGGTTTGGATGCACAataacaaacaagcaatgaagaaGAAACAAAT CTGGATGGAAAGACTGTCTAGCTTTGAGTACTTGATCACATACTGGCCTG TGAACCAGTGCGCAATACAGGACAAGAATATTAAGAGATCAATAGGCGGAAATCAGTTATCACCCCAAAAGCCAAAAGGACCGAAGTGGAGATGA
- the LOC113697808 gene encoding zinc-finger homeodomain protein 6 isoform X3: MEPRGQEKDIGSLPYSVGYSPPSFTNESSTKPPSAPSLDRRRIDAGRGSIIPITPSPNQTLDQQQNPPQQQLYAHKDSNPDPDPVQVTNATPISGASNSKTATVAAQQPPPAPAASGANTTAPGSSVRYRECLKNHAASMGGHIVDGCGEFMPSGEEGTPEALRCAACDCHRNFHRKEGDGEPQAGTSGYYTQNHTPRLHNSAHQATLFRTQPQTSPIRMPPQHHHHQQQHKFAHSYSHGLTASPTGPMAPIMMTFGGNSGGAAAESSSEDLNMFQYNAGGQVVQQAFSVSRKRFRTKFTQQQKDRMNEFAEKLGWKIQKQDEQEVQQFCSEVGVKRQVFKVWMHNNKQAMKKKQIEPVRNTGQEY, encoded by the exons ATGGAGCCAAGAGGGCAAGAAAAGGATATAGGCAGCCTCCCATACTCGGTGGGTTATAGTCCACCTTCATTCACCAACGAATCCTCAACCAAGCCACCTTCAGCTCCAAGTTTGGATAGAAGAAGAATTGATGCCGGCCGCGGAAGTATCATCCCTATCACCCCCAGTCCTAACCAAACCCTAGATCAGCAGCAAAATCCACCACAACAACAACTATATGCACATAAAGACTCGAACCCAGATCCAGATCCAGTTCAAGTTACCAATGCAACCCCCATAAGTGGTGCATCTAACTCGAAGACAGCGACAGTGGCAGCTCAACAGCCGCCACCAGCACCAGCAGCTTCAGGAGCTAATACAACTGCTCCTGGCTCATCGGTTCGATATCGCGAATGCCTCAAGAATCATGCAGCAAGCATGGGAGGACATATTGTCGATGGATGTGGAGAATTCATGCCTAGTGGAGAGGAAGGCACTCCTGAAGCCTTAAGGTGTGCAGCTTGCGATTGCCATCGCAATTTTCATCGGAAAGAGGGCGATGGCGAACCGCAAGCCGGTACAAGTGGCTATTACACACAAAACCATACGCCCAGACTGCACAATAGTGCTCATCAGGCGACACTATTTCGTACTCAACCTCAAACTTCTCCCATTAGAATGCCGCCtcagcatcatcatcatcagcaGCAGCATAAATTTGCTCATAGTTATTCCCATGGTTTAACCGCTAGTCCGACAGGTCCTATGGCGCCTATCATGATGACTTTTGGAGGAAATAGCGGAGGAGCTGCGGCGGAGTCCTCTAGTGAAGATCTTAACATGTTTCAGTATAATGCTGGAggacaagtggtgcagcaagcGTTCTCGGTGTCGAGAAAGAGGTTTCGGACAAAATTTACACAACAACAGAAGGATAGAATGAATGAATTTGCTGAGAAGCTGGGGTGGAAGATCCAAAAGCAAGATGAACAAGAAGTGCAGCAGTTTTGCAGTGAGGTAGGAGTAAAGAGACAGGTCTTCAAGGTTTGGATGCACAataacaaacaagcaatgaagaaGAAACAAAT TGAACCAGTGCGCAATACAGGACAAGAATATTAA
- the LOC113697808 gene encoding zinc-finger homeodomain protein 1 isoform X1, translating to MEPRGQEKDIGSLPYSVGYSPPSFTNESSTKPPSAPSLDRRRIDAGRGSIIPITPSPNQTLDQQQNPPQQQLYAHKDSNPDPDPVQVTNATPISGASNSKTATVAAQQPPPAPAASGANTTAPGSSVRYRECLKNHAASMGGHIVDGCGEFMPSGEEGTPEALRCAACDCHRNFHRKEGDGEPQAGTSGYYTQNHTPRLHNSAHQATLFRTQPQTSPIRMPPQHHHHQQQHKFAHSYSHGLTASPTGPMAPIMMTFGGNSGGAAAESSSEDLNMFQYNAGGQVVQQAFSVSRKRFRTKFTQQQKDRMNEFAEKLGWKIQKQDEQEVQQFCSEVGVKRQVFKVWMHNNKQAMKKKQIWMERLSSFEYLITYWPGQLFASLIWSKLLGNSNSTYNNKSSSLYVSCRITVNRLGHIRRIS from the exons ATGGAGCCAAGAGGGCAAGAAAAGGATATAGGCAGCCTCCCATACTCGGTGGGTTATAGTCCACCTTCATTCACCAACGAATCCTCAACCAAGCCACCTTCAGCTCCAAGTTTGGATAGAAGAAGAATTGATGCCGGCCGCGGAAGTATCATCCCTATCACCCCCAGTCCTAACCAAACCCTAGATCAGCAGCAAAATCCACCACAACAACAACTATATGCACATAAAGACTCGAACCCAGATCCAGATCCAGTTCAAGTTACCAATGCAACCCCCATAAGTGGTGCATCTAACTCGAAGACAGCGACAGTGGCAGCTCAACAGCCGCCACCAGCACCAGCAGCTTCAGGAGCTAATACAACTGCTCCTGGCTCATCGGTTCGATATCGCGAATGCCTCAAGAATCATGCAGCAAGCATGGGAGGACATATTGTCGATGGATGTGGAGAATTCATGCCTAGTGGAGAGGAAGGCACTCCTGAAGCCTTAAGGTGTGCAGCTTGCGATTGCCATCGCAATTTTCATCGGAAAGAGGGCGATGGCGAACCGCAAGCCGGTACAAGTGGCTATTACACACAAAACCATACGCCCAGACTGCACAATAGTGCTCATCAGGCGACACTATTTCGTACTCAACCTCAAACTTCTCCCATTAGAATGCCGCCtcagcatcatcatcatcagcaGCAGCATAAATTTGCTCATAGTTATTCCCATGGTTTAACCGCTAGTCCGACAGGTCCTATGGCGCCTATCATGATGACTTTTGGAGGAAATAGCGGAGGAGCTGCGGCGGAGTCCTCTAGTGAAGATCTTAACATGTTTCAGTATAATGCTGGAggacaagtggtgcagcaagcGTTCTCGGTGTCGAGAAAGAGGTTTCGGACAAAATTTACACAACAACAGAAGGATAGAATGAATGAATTTGCTGAGAAGCTGGGGTGGAAGATCCAAAAGCAAGATGAACAAGAAGTGCAGCAGTTTTGCAGTGAGGTAGGAGTAAAGAGACAGGTCTTCAAGGTTTGGATGCACAataacaaacaagcaatgaagaaGAAACAAAT CTGGATGGAAAGACTGTCTAGCTTTGAGTACTTGATCACATACTGGCCTGGTCAGTTGTTTGCTTCTTTGATCTGGTCAAAATTACTTGGAAACTCCAATAGCACGTACAATAATAAGTCTAGTTCACTATATGTTAGTTGTCGTATTACAGTAAACAGATTAGGGCACATAAGgagaatttcttaa
- the LOC140010430 gene encoding uncharacterized protein has translation MAKGTVLLALWLAAVTPMCWGWGWGEEAMENAKERTNLATGNIKIKAEEAKQSASEAMQDAKDKTDSWADWALGKFSEGFGLDEDNTKDTVQRMADKAKDAASKSTDAMNSAAEETSKYASQKAGDMADSAYEKMRDAKNFASEKADQTRHMASDKAYNAQEMAGDAKDLGKERAYDAYNIASDKAGEAMNVASDIAHEAKGRGKEKMLDAYDFSAEKVGNAMNKASEMGSEAKEAATDKAYNAYAYASDKAGDAMNKMSDMVGNAKEIGKDKAQNAYSYNSDKIGQAMDEASDLATSTKEKLKDKASDKANDGKEAMHNAMGSMKDEVVGRYEGAKSKVHDTYLNAKDTMTKDAKGSYEAAKEKASQATGDIGELMRSETAEL, from the exons ATGGCAAAAGGAACAGTGTTATTGGCACTGTGGCTGGCTGCAGTAACACCCATGTGTTGGGGCTGGGGCTGGGGTGAGGAGGCGATGGAAAATGCTAAAGAAAGAACCAATTTGGCTACTGGAAATATTAAGATCAAGGCCGAAGAGGCCAAGCAAAGTGCTTCGGAGGCCATGCAAGATGCCAAGGACAAGACTGACTCTTGGGCTGATTGGGCTCTTGGCAAGTTCTCTGA GGGGTTTGGGTTGGATGAGGATAACACGAAAGATACAGTTCAAAGAATGGCAGATAAAGCCAAGGATGCTGCATCAAAGTCCACAGATGCCATGAATTCTGCAGCGGAAG AGACATCAAAGTATGCTTCTCAAAAGGCAGGTGACATGGCAGATAGCGCTTATGAGAAAATGAGAGATGCTAAAAACTTTGCTTCAGAGAAGGCCGATCAAACTAGGCACATGGCATCTGATAAGGCTTATAATGCCCAAGAAATGGCAGGTGATGCCAAAGATTTAGGGAAAGAAAGAGCTTATGATGCCTACAATATTGCCTCTGATAAGGCCGGTGAAGCCATGAACGTGGCTTCAGATATTGCCCATGAAGCAAAAGggagaggaaaggaaaaaatgctCGATGCATATGATTTTTCTGCAGAGAAAGTGGGTAATGCCATGAATAAAGCTTCAGAAATGGGAAGTGAAGCCAAAGAGGCAGCTACAGATAAAGCTTACAATGCCTATGCTTATGCCTCCGATAAAGCTGGTGATGCAATGAATAAAATGTCAGACATGGTAGGCAATGCCAAGGAAATTGGGAAAGATAAAGCACAGAATGCTTATTCTTACAACTCTGATAAGATAGGTCAGGCCATGGATGAGGCTTCAGATTTGGCTACGAGCACCAAAGAGAAGCTGAAAGATAAAGCATCAGACAAGGCGAACGATGGCAAAGAGGCAATGCATAATGCAATGGGGAGCATGAAAGATGAAGTCGTGGGTCGTTATGAAGGTGCCAAGTCAAAGGTTCACGACACCTATCTAAATGCCAAGGATACCATGACTAAGGATGCAAAGGGAAGCTATGAAGCTGCCAAAGAGAAGGCCTCACAAGCGACAGGTGATATAGGAGAACTAATGAGGAGTGAAACTGCAGAGCTGTAG
- the LOC140010429 gene encoding uncharacterized protein: MAGSRLSSLAAMAVAAAAAGASYSSVSNIAYADNPLRFPPFSTSRSAPSPPQIPESSSSDPASKSTADAEDSRGGFDPESLERGAKVLREINSSPYAKQVFEVMRKQEQTRQAELAAEKAHFEAIQAHADIDKQRKWADDQRNLYQQQAQTKAQVLRYEDDLARKRMQTDHEAQRRHNAELVKMQEESSIRKEQARRATEDQIQAQQRQTEKERAEIERETIRVKAMAEAEARAHEAKLTEEQKRRMLIDRINGEREKWLAAINTTFSHIEGGFRVLLTDRSKLVMTIGGATALAAGVYTTREGARVIWGYVNRILGQPSLIRESSITKFPWSGIVSGGVNKVFKYGTVAGEQSKSPLGGIVLHPSLQRRVEHLARATANTKSHEAPFRNMLFYGPPGTGKTMVAREIARKSGLDYAMMTGGDVAPLGPQAVTKIHEIFDWAKKSNKGLLLFIDEADAFLCERNSTHMSEAQRSALNALLFRTGDQSRDIVLVLATNRPGDLDSAITDRIDEVIEFPLPREEERCKLLKLYLNKYLCGEDQSEDESKWGHLFKKRAQKITVKDVSDDVIREAAKKTEGFSGREIAKLMASVQAAVYGRPDCVLDSQLFKEMVNYKVAEHHQRVKLAAGDGEPDKVAE, encoded by the exons ATGGCCGGCTCTAGGCTATCTTCCCTGGCCGCGATGGCCGTCGCCGCCGCTGCCGCCGGGGCGTCTTATTCTTCAGTCTCCAATATTGCATACGCCGACAATCCCCTCCGTTTTCCCCCCTTCTCCACTTCCCGCTCTGCTCCATCTCCACCTCAGATACCGGAGAGTTCTTCTTCTGATCCCGCTTCCAAGTCCACCGCCGATGCAGAAGACTCCAGAGGTGGTTTTGACCCTGAGTCATTGGAGAGAGGTGCTAAAGTTCTTAGGGAAATCAATAGCTCTCCTTATGCTAAACAG GTGTTTGAGGTGATGAGGAAGCAAGAGCAGACGAGGCAAGCAGAGTTAGCGGCTGAAAAAGCTCATTTTGAGGCCATTCAGGCTCACGCGGATATT GACAAGCAACGAAAATGGGCAGATGATCAGAGGAATCTATATCAACAGCAAGCTCAGACAAAGGCGCAAGTATTAAGATATGAAGATGACTTGGCTAGGAAACGGATGCAG ACAGATCATGAAGCTCAGAGACGTCATAATGCTGAATTGgtcaaaatgcaagaggaatcATCTATACGAAAAGAACAGGCAAGAAGAGCAACCGAAGATCAAATCCAAGCTCAGCAGAGACAGACTGAAAAAGAGAGAGCTGAAATTGAAAGAGAAACGATAAGAGTGAAAGCCATGGCTGAGGCAGAAGCTCGAGCTCATGAGGCAAAACTGACTGAGGAACAAAAGAGAAGGATGCTTATAGACAGGATAAATGGTGAAAGAGAGAAGTGGCTTGCTGCAATCAATACGACTTTCAGTCATATCGAAG GGGGTTTTCGTGTTCTATTGACTGATAGGAGTAAATTGGTAATGACTATTGGAGGAGCTACTGCATTAGCTGCTGGAGTCTATACCACTAG GGAAGGTGCAAGAGTTATTTGGGGGTATGTCAATCGCATTCTTGGGCAACCATCACTAATTCGAGAATCATCCATCACAAAATTCCCGTGGTCAGGGATAGTTTCAGGTGGTGTAAATAAGGTATTCAAATATGGTACAGTTGCTGGAGAACAAAGTAAATCACCTTTGGGAGGTATAGTTCTGCATCCTTCATTGCAGAGAAGAGTAGAGCACCTTGCTCGGGCTACAGCAAACACCAAATCTCATGAGGCCCCTTTCCGCAACATGCTGTTCTATGGACCTCCTGGGACGGGTAAAACCATGGTCGCCAGGGAGATAGCAAGAAAATCG GGTTTGGATTATGCTATGATGACAGGGGGAGATGTTGCACCGCTTGGTCCACAGGCTGTTACCAAAATCCATGAAATCTTTGATTGGgccaaaaagtcaaataagggtTTATTGCTTTTCATCGATGAAGCTGATGCCTTCCTTTGCGA GCGCAATAGCACTCACATGAGTGAAGCTCAGAGGAGTGCTTTGAATGCTTTGCTCTTTCGAACTGGGGACCAGTCAAGGGATATCGTTCTTGTACTTGCAACAAACAGGCCCGGAGATCTTGACAGTGCCATCACCGACCGCATTGACGAAGTTATTGAATTCCCCCTCCCCCGGGAGGAGGAGCGCTGCAAACTGCTGAAACTTTATTTGAACAAGTACCTTTGTGGTGAGGATCAAAGCGAAGACGAGTCTAAGTGGGGTCATTTGTTTAAGAAGAGAGCGCAGAAAATAACTGTGAAAGATGTATCGGACGATGTGATCCGAGAGGCTGCTAAAAAAACTGAAGGTTTCTCTGGCCGTGAGATTGCAAAACTCATGGCCAGCGTTCAAGCTGCTGTGTACGGGCGGCCAGACTGTGTTTTGGATTCCCAGCTGTTCAAGGAGATGGTAAATTACAAGGTTGCTGAGCATCACCAGCGGGTTAAACTTGCAGCCGGAGACGGCGAACCTGATAAAGTTGCAGAATAA
- the LOC113698666 gene encoding protein RADIALIS-like 3: MASNSLSSSSSWTAKENKLFEKALAKYDKDTADRWQNVARAVGKTEEEVKRHYQILVEDLKHIESGNVPFPNYRSGRNKR, encoded by the coding sequence ATGGCATCAAATTCcctctcttcttcctcttcatggacagccaaagaaaataaattgtttGAAAAGGCCCTTGCTAAATATGACAAGGATACCGCAGACCGTTGGCAAAATGTGGCTAGGGCGGTAGGGAAAACTGAGGAGGAAGTGAAAAGGCACTATCAAATCCTTGTGGAAGACCTCAAGCACATCGAGTCTGGCAATGTTCCATTTCCAAATTACAGGTCAGGCAGAAACAAACGCTGA